The proteins below come from a single Miscanthus floridulus cultivar M001 chromosome 1, ASM1932011v1, whole genome shotgun sequence genomic window:
- the LOC136503456 gene encoding U-box domain-containing protein 75, whose protein sequence is MPQYQELPYGGQVLDIDTALKDGILGGALEPVDAAAGDAGKQPLELRKMMDELDAAGDGGGDEVVPAVFICPISLDPMVDPVTLCTGQTYERANISRWLALGHRTCPTTMQELWDDALTPNATLRQLIAAWFSRRYTRFKKRSADFHGRAADLVHSLRGTAVPRRQPLKGQARVAALRELRTLATTHQSVTKAVAEAGGVALLTSLLGPFTSHAVGTEAVAILVSGVPLDADAKAALMQPAKVSLVVDMLNEGAADTKINCVRLIRILMDERGFRPETVASLSLLVGVMRLIRDKRHPEGVVAGLELLNSICAVHRPARSMIVSIGAVPQLVELLPELATECVEPALDILDALSAVPEGRMSLKDCPRTIPNAVRLLMRVSEACTRRALSMLWTVCRMAPEECAPAAVEAGLAAKLLLVIQSGCAPELKQKASELLKLCRLNYTDTLFISKCKLTRTIQ, encoded by the coding sequence ATGCCGCAGTACCAGGAGCTGCCCTACGGCGGGCAGGTGCTCGACATCGACACGGCGCTCAAGGATGGCATCCTCGGGGGCGCGCTGGAGCCCGTGGATGCGGCGGCAGGGGACGCCGGGAAGCAGCCTCTGGAGCTGCGCAAGATGATGGACGAGCTGGACGCGGccggggacggcggcggcgacgaggtgGTGCCGGCGGTCTTCATCTGCCCGATCTCGCTCGACCCCATGGTGGATCCGGTGACGCTCTGCACGGGGCAGACGTACGAGCGGGCCAACATCTCGCGGTGGCTCGCCCTGGGCCACCGGACCTGCCCGACCACGATGCAGGAGCTCTGGGACGACGCGCTCACCCCCAACGCCACTCTCCGACAGCTCATCGCCGCTTGGTTCTCCCGCCGGTACACGCGGTTCAAGAAGCGCTCCGCGGACTTCCACGGCCGCGCCGCCGACCTTGTCCACAGCCTCCGGGGCACGGCGGTGCCCAGGCGGCAGCCACTCAAGGGCCAGGCCCGCGTCGCGGCGCTGCGGGAGCTGCGCACCCTCGCCACCACGCACCAATCCGTCACCAAGGCCGTCGCCGAGGCCGGCGGCGTGGCCCTGTTGACGTCGCTGCTCGGCCCCTTCACGTCCCACGCCGTGGGGACCGAGGCGGTCGCCATTCTTGTCAGCGGGGTGCCGCTTGACGCTGACGCCAAGGCCGCGCTCATGCAGCCGGCGAAGGTGTCGCTCGTGGTCGACATGCTCAACGAGGGCGCGGCGGACACCAAGATCAACTGTGTCCGCCTCATCCGCATCCTCATGGATGAGAGGGGTTTCCGGCCGGAGACGGTGGCGAGCCTGAGCCTCTTGGTTGGTGTCATGCGCCTCATCCGGGACAAGCGGCATCCAGAAGGTGTGGTGGCTGGGCTCGAGCTGCTGAATTCGATCTGTGCGGTGCACAGGCCAGCGAGGAGTATGATTGTTAGCATTGGTGCAGTGCCGCAGCTGGTGGAATTGTTGCCGGAGCTAGCAACAGAGTGTGTCGAGCCGGCCTTGGACATCTTGGATGCCCTGTCTGCGGTTCCAGAGGGGAGGATGTCTCTTAAGGATTGTCCGCGGACGATACCCAATGCTGTCCGCTTGCTGATGAGAGTTTCAGAGGCTTGCACGCGACGGGCGCTGTCGATGCTGTGGACGGTGTGTCGGATGGCTCCTGAAGAGTGTGCTCCTGCTGCCGTGGAGGCTGGGTTGGCTGCGaagcttcttcttgtcatccaaagTGGTTGTGCACCGGAGCTGAAGCAGAAAGCGTCGGAGCTACTCAAGCTGTGCCGCCTCAACTACACTGACACCCTCTTCATCTCCAAGTGCAAACTCACAAGGACAATTCAGTGA
- the LOC136503446 gene encoding GTP-binding protein At2g22870-like — protein sequence MLLRPRPSLFRAVAPPPLTSACVPSRRTFSASAEAGTASPKDAAPSPVPAATRKNARKAGPPPMGIVKTALFLPPGLERDAAVAADMVIPGSNIVVGPYAGDARVKEAEFVKSSARARDCPKDDRPEFAVLGRSNVGKSSLINALTRRKEAALTSKKPGKTQTINHFLVNKSWYLVDLPGYGFAAASQSARMDWSSFTKGYFLNRDTLVGVLLLIDASIPPQKIDLDCANWLGRNNIGLIFVFTKCDKVKKGKGGRPDENIKQFQETISGLYPEPPPWIMTSSVTGLGRDGLLLHMSQLRNYWDNEAV from the exons ATGCTCCTCCGCCCGCGCCCCTCCCTCTTCCGAgccgtcgcgccgccgccgctcaccaGCGCCTGTGTCCCCTCCCGTCGCACGTTCTCAGCTTCTGCAGAGGCGGGAACAGCCTCCCCCAAGGATGCAGCGCCATCGCCGGTTCCGGCGGCCACGCGCAAGAACGCCAGGAAGGCCGGGCCGCCGCCTATGGGGATCGTGAAGACGGCGCTGTTTCTGCCGCCCGGGTTGGAGCGGGATGCGGCGGTGGCCGCGGACATGGTCATACCGGGGTCGAACATTGTGGTCGGGCCCTACGCTGGGGACGCGAGGGTGAAGGAGGCTGAGTTCGTCAAGAGCAGCGCGCGCGCGCGGGACTGCCCCAAGGACGACCGACCCGAGTTCGCTGTCCTCGGCCGGTCCAACGTTGGCAAGTCCTCGCTCATCAACGCCCTCACCCGCCGCAAGGAAGCCGCGCTCACCTCCAAAAAGCCTG GGAAGACCCAGACAATCAATCACTTTTTGGTTAATAAAAGTTGGTACCTTGTGGATTTGCCTGGTTATGG GTTTGCAGCTGCATCCCAATCAGCTCGAATGGACTGGTCTTCGTTTACCAAGGGTTACTTCTTGAACAGAGATACCTTGGTTGGTGTACTTCTCCTTATTGATGCCAGTATTCCACCTCAGAAAATTGATCTAGACTGTGCTAACTGGCTCGGCCGTAACAAT ATTGGATTGATATTTGTGTTCACCAAGTGCGACAAAGTAAAGAAGGGTAAAGGAGGGCGGCCTGATGAGAACATCAAGCAGTTCCAGGAAACTATCAGTGGGCTTTATCCGGAGCCACCACCATGGATCATGACAAGCAGTGTTACCGGACTAGGCCGCGACGGGCTACTCCTCCATATGTCACAGCTGAGGAACTACTGGGATAATGAAGCAGTCTAG
- the LOC136467555 gene encoding uncharacterized protein — MNNSNDPINGNGKKTDRYWGDVANEYNSTTPKSRRRTAKQLKDHFQKIKKKVTWFCNSWKEATSIWPSSHSHDQIMEKAEAIYEEDKDGPFTFKHCWKILRDEPKWQVQLEEGEQSNKRNLDTEGSVGELMPYLAQSEGCPIGNKKAKKEAKKCPSQMDDVLQQLTKLQGTNESREKMLETQKHVSSEKLESS; from the coding sequence ATGAACAATTCAAATGATCCAATCAATGGCAACGGCAAGAAGACTGATCGGTATTGGGGAGATGTTGCTAATGAGTATAATAGTACCACCCCTAAAAGTAGAAGAAGAACAGCAAAGCAATTGAAGGATCACTTTCAGAAAATTAAGAAAAAAGTCACTTGGTTCTGCAACTCATGGAAAGAGGCTACATCAATTTGGCCTAGTAGTCATTCTCATGACCAGATAATGGAGAAGGCCGAAGCTATCTATGAGGAAGACAAAGATGGTCCATTTACGTTCAAGCATTGTTGGAAAATTCTACGTGATGAACCAAAGTGGCAAGTGCAACTAGAGGAAGGTGAGCAGTCAAATAAAAGGAATTTGGATACTGAGGGGAGTGTAGGAGAGCTCATGCCTTATTTGGCACAATCTGAAGGTTGTCCGATAGGCAACAAAAAGGCAAAGAAAGAGGCCAAGAAATGCCCTTCTCAGATGGATGATGTCCTACAGCAGCTTACAAAACTTCAGGGCACAAATGAAAGTCGAGAAAAGATGTTGGAAACCCAGAAACACGTTTCAAGTGAGAAGCTTGAATCATCTTGA